Proteins found in one Acipenser ruthenus chromosome 18, fAciRut3.2 maternal haplotype, whole genome shotgun sequence genomic segment:
- the LOC117964459 gene encoding cytochrome c oxidase subunit 6C-1-like: MSAGTLAKPAMRGLLGKRLRFHLAVAFTLSLAAAAGFKFSVTEPRKQAYAEFYKNYDAMKEFEAMREAGVFQSVRPKGQ, encoded by the exons ATGTCTGCAGGAACACTGGCTAAACCCGCAATGCGCGGTCTACTCGGTAAACGTCTACGATTCCACCTGGCTGTTGCTTTCACGCTGTCTTTGGCTGCAGCAGCAGGATTTAAG TTTTCAGTAACAGAACCCAGGAAACAGGCGTACGCTGAGTTCTACAAGAACTATGATGCCATGAAGGAGTTTGAAGCAATGAGGGAGGctggtgtgtttcagagtgtgcgGCCCAAAGGCCagtaa